The following proteins are encoded in a genomic region of Candidatus Poseidoniia archaeon:
- a CDS encoding ArsR family transcriptional regulator produces MKRTKLINDPAELVALFRSVDSPERRAVLALLAGGWTLTSELAEKFGDEAFAAITYFEKFKLVESRWEVKDGKPEKAYRTFYNAFQVSTSLTFEETEQLLTVVLMTPAEFDEIEGKIMEMVGDEGRFANDISRELELTSLQLKGLVRRSVKFDFRGHNIIPIREEK; encoded by the coding sequence ATGAAACGTACCAAGTTAATCAACGACCCGGCCGAGCTGGTAGCCCTGTTCCGGTCGGTGGATTCGCCCGAGCGACGTGCGGTGCTCGCACTGCTGGCGGGAGGCTGGACTCTGACGAGTGAGCTGGCCGAGAAGTTCGGTGACGAGGCGTTCGCCGCCATCACCTATTTCGAGAAATTCAAGCTGGTTGAGTCGCGCTGGGAAGTGAAGGATGGCAAGCCCGAGAAGGCATACCGCACCTTCTACAACGCGTTCCAGGTCTCGACCTCGCTCACCTTCGAGGAGACCGAGCAGCTGCTGACAGTAGTGCTTATGACGCCCGCGGAGTTCGATGAAATCGAAGGAAAAATCATGGAGATGGTTGGTGACGAGGGGCGCTTCGCCAATGACATCTCGCGCGAGCTTGAGCTGACCTCGTTACAGCTCAAGGGGCTGGTGCGCCGCTCGGTCAAGTTCGACTTCCGTGGCCATAATATAATCCCTATTCGTGAGGAGAAGTGA
- a CDS encoding FixG Ig-like domain-containing protein, translating to MHNTNLNTPVRVALLFAVGLAMLVFMPSAEASESFTVGVTPSTQNGEPDETLTYTITVENTGDNDDSYNLTITSTTRAGWNEYILPTSLDVKDGQSETATLYVEIGDRDDAPADITEFVTFKTESITLDAGATSKSVTAKVDQVYGNTLTINGTTTQNADPDATVTFAVKVFNDEGNGKDTITFSQTSSGTDDWSFVFPGSVTLDKDESTEISFSATPDINALAGLKSISLFATSEDSSTATSVTVTVRVNKLPDLNVVKVGSSAEDVEAGKRVDYSFSVTNKGNAVDSYDLEIENGSWYDKGWEASLDSDEISSLDVDESINLTDVLVIKAPTNAVADEEVTIRVKVSSQENTSVYKTYTSRTTVLQDFEPKLKVSGGDTQSAPPDEEVSYTINITNDGNGEDDITLSLHGGNATWGTLAESSFTLAAGESDETTLRVTAPDGTLAQNGYSITVRATSEDTTTKANRAVFLNVQQVYEVSVSVSGDSTKNGDPGASVSYTITVKNKGNGDDTVNLALEGDNPDWGSIVEDVDLEAGESTSVNLSVNIDEEANFGDYTIIVNGSSDEASSDVYDTTIVTVTVNKEYQVDLLINEAQKSGDADSSVVYDIIVKNKGTGDDTIRLSVDEWPTGWTANFNETEIDIGPGKDAPVNLTVAIKEKEDNQAFYVNITAISVGAKDEDVDVNATASTITTVNQYYEFRMTSVLTYTKADPEDTFTVDILLDNKGTGDDTIDLEVTGPENATGWVTDITPSVEVPEGENRTVTLTVTVSEDAVKDSYYITVTGVSADEASETHDVTIQVDVSQRYEVQMLPRTETKAAEANDILEFSITVKNKGTGEDTFDLELGGEVGVSWGSLSNVSLTIPAGGSADVILTVEVPADAQPKTEGAYEILVNATSVDNTTAVDSVVRYIDVEKKELEVEITADSSTSQAEPGDIAYFDLNVKNVGNDVDTVVLTFQSDLRKWATFVETGTNTHSLNLTVNQQKTVRVQVSLPEYNVATGANKTALESSTYQVIAKATTGDGSQSEIVSLSTSIQQIYGAELTAQGASTVITYPSTETSASERQEKFSFDVKNLGNKVDTIDVEVSGSGSTFPDDWEASVHGSSSCSGTFTGSVGASNSKKVYLCITPDVETEPGNYTVFIEAKARNGADEAVVTNVTVEVRDPTRSVTLSADEPSLNLAPEVGDTEKNTARFKVVITNSGSHDDKFIAELDDVLGTGWSTDFYTKNTASSSDEWSSSGEEIEDGQTDDLWFIVEVDPDEVDEGNYTMSVTVKNFEEDISQSVTLTLQISAPQRGLTATVIDPSKEISPEYKASGSSTKNMVKFKVKLENSGTHPDSFIPEVESTLDDDWEVSFYQDSSKTQPWSTSQGVEIESDELDDLWIFVDVDDGADEGNYTLTISVRNTEDDPSARQEFELTVEVQRSDITLAASDIQLEADGVVGNASAIKDGDTVTVLVEVTNSGIADADDVQVEIFYYPKKVPEDQNDIDDLINKGFELDEGKNTYIYSLYKKSTNLKAGATKSLASDDWIIEGGEWYVEVRVDYDEDDVDNGEILETNENNNDARYSELLRIKPDLAISDLRVDSRFAGLTSKTPNVDDQVTFTATVVNKGAADVDNARLYITADSSDESGVILQDRGTKDHVEFSIDAGATETIRFRWKAVSGEWTTFRAEVNPSCSDVSINIFDCEQQGDGAGTETDHLYDELKRYSDNIYPVGGDAFQQDGAEVMFEILPDFFIKEVKMDPRVPEVGDDVEITVVIENKGNADWKTGSQLLSVVFEDGVGGTITTQVSGDINEGDEIEVKFTWKFPDEDKDSLLLTYELDVGSGNWEIDQTDSSNDEFEENVAVIQPAVVGEIAALDVFSRELVRGTGFKVYHFVALMLVAVLAIAVPIVVSRRMRRGAAVVPEEDDAAPEAAEAPPVKIALAIQSAVDGKTANVKVPSNMPVERLVQNCVGKFPLPHANFAVHVNGEAVDSGLSLADAGLVDGSEIQLVSLEE from the coding sequence ATGCACAATACCAATCTGAACACGCCTGTAAGGGTCGCGCTGCTCTTTGCAGTGGGGCTAGCCATGCTCGTATTCATGCCATCAGCAGAAGCGAGCGAGTCATTCACAGTCGGAGTCACACCATCTACCCAAAATGGCGAGCCCGATGAAACACTGACCTACACAATTACTGTAGAGAACACTGGTGATAATGATGACTCCTATAACCTCACTATAACAAGTACAACCAGGGCGGGCTGGAATGAGTATATCCTTCCTACATCACTTGATGTCAAGGACGGGCAGTCTGAGACCGCCACACTCTATGTCGAAATTGGCGACCGGGATGATGCTCCGGCCGACATCACTGAATTCGTTACCTTCAAGACGGAATCTATTACGCTTGATGCCGGTGCCACGAGTAAGTCAGTGACTGCGAAGGTGGACCAGGTCTATGGCAACACCCTCACGATTAATGGTACAACCACGCAGAATGCGGACCCGGATGCCACTGTGACCTTCGCCGTCAAGGTGTTCAATGATGAAGGCAATGGCAAAGATACCATCACCTTCAGTCAGACCAGCTCCGGGACGGATGATTGGTCGTTTGTGTTTCCTGGAAGTGTCACGCTTGACAAGGATGAGTCAACCGAGATATCTTTTTCGGCAACTCCAGATATCAATGCTCTTGCCGGGCTGAAGAGTATTAGCCTGTTCGCCACGTCCGAGGATAGCAGTACAGCGACATCCGTTACGGTTACCGTGCGCGTGAATAAGCTGCCTGACCTCAACGTGGTCAAGGTTGGCTCCAGCGCCGAGGATGTTGAAGCTGGCAAGCGAGTCGATTACTCCTTCTCAGTGACTAACAAGGGCAATGCCGTCGATTCTTACGACCTCGAAATCGAGAACGGCAGCTGGTACGACAAGGGCTGGGAAGCTTCGCTTGACAGTGATGAAATCAGCAGCCTGGACGTAGACGAGAGCATCAACCTGACCGATGTACTGGTCATCAAGGCGCCCACGAATGCTGTGGCCGATGAGGAGGTAACTATCAGGGTCAAGGTCTCCTCGCAGGAAAACACCTCGGTCTACAAGACCTACACCTCTCGCACCACGGTCCTGCAAGACTTCGAGCCGAAATTGAAGGTGAGTGGGGGGGATACCCAGTCGGCGCCACCGGACGAGGAGGTCTCCTACACTATCAACATTACCAATGATGGTAACGGCGAGGATGACATCACCCTCTCGCTCCACGGCGGAAACGCTACTTGGGGTACCCTCGCCGAGTCTTCCTTCACCCTTGCAGCCGGCGAGAGCGACGAGACTACCCTGCGCGTCACTGCTCCCGACGGGACACTGGCGCAGAACGGCTATTCGATTACTGTCCGGGCTACCTCCGAGGATACTACTACTAAGGCGAACCGCGCTGTTTTCCTGAACGTCCAGCAGGTGTACGAGGTCTCCGTTTCCGTTTCAGGTGACTCGACCAAGAATGGAGACCCTGGAGCATCTGTATCGTACACAATCACGGTCAAGAACAAGGGCAACGGCGATGATACCGTCAACCTTGCCCTGGAGGGCGACAACCCAGACTGGGGTTCAATAGTCGAGGATGTAGATCTCGAGGCTGGGGAGTCTACTAGTGTTAATCTGTCCGTCAACATCGATGAGGAGGCTAACTTTGGCGACTATACCATTATCGTCAACGGCTCTTCCGACGAGGCATCCTCCGATGTCTACGATACTACCATAGTGACTGTGACGGTAAACAAGGAATACCAGGTTGATTTGCTGATTAACGAGGCCCAGAAGAGCGGCGACGCCGACAGCTCAGTTGTGTATGATATTATTGTCAAGAACAAGGGCACCGGCGACGACACCATCCGTCTTTCAGTTGACGAGTGGCCTACGGGCTGGACGGCCAACTTCAATGAGACCGAGATCGACATCGGTCCCGGTAAGGATGCACCGGTGAACCTGACGGTCGCGATCAAGGAGAAGGAGGACAACCAGGCTTTCTACGTCAATATCACCGCTATCTCGGTTGGTGCCAAGGACGAGGATGTTGATGTCAATGCAACTGCTTCCACGATTACCACAGTCAACCAGTACTACGAGTTCCGCATGACCTCCGTGCTGACCTACACCAAGGCGGACCCGGAGGACACCTTCACTGTTGACATCCTGCTTGACAACAAGGGCACTGGCGATGACACGATTGACCTAGAGGTCACCGGCCCCGAAAATGCGACCGGCTGGGTAACTGACATAACTCCCTCAGTCGAAGTTCCAGAGGGAGAAAACCGGACCGTAACCCTCACTGTGACTGTTTCGGAAGACGCGGTCAAGGATTCCTACTACATCACGGTTACTGGGGTCTCGGCTGACGAGGCTTCCGAGACGCACGACGTAACCATCCAGGTTGATGTCAGCCAGCGCTACGAGGTGCAGATGCTGCCCCGTACGGAAACAAAGGCGGCCGAGGCCAACGACATACTGGAATTTTCGATTACCGTCAAGAACAAGGGCACTGGCGAGGACACCTTCGACCTTGAACTGGGCGGCGAGGTCGGTGTCAGCTGGGGCTCGCTCTCCAACGTCAGCCTCACGATTCCCGCTGGTGGTTCGGCGGATGTAATCCTAACGGTCGAGGTGCCAGCCGATGCGCAGCCCAAGACCGAGGGTGCCTACGAAATCCTGGTGAACGCTACTTCGGTCGACAACACGACTGCTGTCGACTCGGTTGTACGTTATATAGACGTCGAGAAGAAAGAACTCGAAGTTGAGATAACAGCTGATTCATCCACTTCACAGGCTGAACCGGGCGACATCGCCTATTTCGATCTCAATGTCAAGAACGTGGGTAACGATGTTGATACAGTCGTGCTGACCTTCCAAAGTGACCTCCGCAAATGGGCTACCTTTGTGGAGACCGGGACCAATACGCATTCGTTGAACCTGACAGTGAACCAGCAGAAGACAGTCCGTGTCCAGGTATCTCTTCCGGAGTACAACGTTGCTACTGGCGCAAATAAGACTGCTCTGGAATCCAGCACTTATCAGGTAATAGCCAAGGCGACCACGGGTGATGGCAGCCAGTCGGAGATAGTCTCTCTCAGTACCAGTATCCAGCAAATCTATGGTGCTGAGCTCACCGCGCAGGGCGCCAGCACTGTCATCACCTATCCCTCAACCGAGACAAGTGCTAGTGAACGCCAGGAAAAATTCAGTTTCGATGTCAAGAACCTGGGTAACAAAGTGGACACAATTGATGTGGAGGTGAGCGGTTCCGGCTCTACATTCCCTGACGATTGGGAGGCTTCCGTTCATGGATCTTCAAGCTGCTCCGGCACCTTCACTGGTTCGGTGGGTGCAAGCAATTCGAAGAAGGTCTACCTCTGTATCACGCCCGACGTGGAGACTGAACCGGGTAACTACACCGTCTTTATCGAGGCCAAGGCACGCAACGGTGCTGACGAAGCGGTCGTCACCAACGTGACGGTCGAGGTACGTGACCCGACCCGTAGTGTCACTCTTTCCGCGGACGAGCCGAGCCTGAATCTCGCACCCGAGGTAGGTGATACCGAGAAGAATACGGCCCGTTTCAAGGTGGTAATCACGAACAGTGGCAGCCACGATGACAAGTTCATTGCTGAGCTGGACGATGTCCTGGGCACTGGCTGGAGCACTGACTTCTATACCAAGAACACGGCTTCTAGCAGTGACGAGTGGTCTTCCTCCGGTGAGGAAATCGAAGATGGCCAGACCGACGACCTATGGTTCATTGTCGAGGTTGATCCGGATGAGGTTGATGAGGGCAACTACACAATGTCGGTTACGGTCAAGAACTTTGAAGAGGATATTTCACAGTCCGTTACCCTGACACTGCAGATTAGTGCCCCGCAGCGCGGCCTGACAGCGACCGTGATTGACCCTTCCAAGGAGATATCTCCTGAGTACAAGGCGTCTGGCAGTTCCACGAAGAACATGGTCAAGTTCAAGGTCAAGCTGGAGAACAGCGGCACGCACCCGGACAGTTTCATCCCCGAAGTCGAGTCAACGCTTGATGATGACTGGGAGGTTAGTTTCTACCAGGACAGCTCCAAGACACAGCCCTGGTCAACTTCACAGGGCGTTGAAATCGAGTCAGACGAGCTGGACGATTTGTGGATCTTCGTAGACGTTGACGATGGGGCTGACGAGGGCAATTACACCCTCACTATCTCGGTCCGTAACACGGAGGATGATCCCAGTGCACGGCAGGAGTTCGAGTTGACCGTTGAAGTCCAGCGCTCCGACATAACCCTGGCCGCCAGCGACATCCAGCTGGAGGCTGACGGCGTCGTTGGCAATGCCTCCGCTATCAAGGATGGCGACACAGTAACCGTACTTGTCGAGGTCACCAACAGTGGTATCGCTGACGCGGATGACGTGCAGGTGGAGATTTTCTACTACCCCAAGAAGGTACCGGAAGATCAGAATGATATCGATGACTTGATTAACAAGGGCTTCGAGCTGGACGAGGGCAAGAACACCTACATCTATTCACTCTACAAGAAGAGCACCAACCTGAAGGCGGGCGCGACCAAGTCGCTTGCATCAGACGACTGGATCATTGAGGGTGGCGAGTGGTATGTGGAGGTACGCGTCGATTACGACGAGGATGACGTCGACAACGGCGAAATTCTCGAGACCAACGAGAACAACAACGACGCACGCTACTCCGAACTGCTGCGCATCAAGCCCGACCTCGCCATAAGCGACCTGCGCGTTGACTCGCGCTTCGCGGGCCTCACGTCCAAGACGCCCAACGTCGACGATCAGGTCACCTTCACGGCGACCGTGGTCAACAAGGGCGCCGCTGACGTCGATAATGCGCGGCTGTACATTACAGCTGACAGCAGCGACGAAAGTGGTGTTATCCTCCAGGACCGTGGTACCAAAGACCACGTCGAGTTCAGCATCGATGCTGGCGCGACTGAGACCATCCGCTTCCGCTGGAAGGCGGTGAGCGGTGAGTGGACTACCTTCCGTGCTGAGGTAAACCCGAGCTGTAGCGACGTTAGCATCAACATTTTTGACTGCGAGCAGCAGGGTGACGGCGCCGGTACCGAGACCGATCACCTGTACGACGAGCTGAAGCGATACAGCGATAACATCTATCCGGTGGGCGGCGACGCGTTCCAGCAGGATGGCGCTGAGGTCATGTTCGAAATCCTGCCCGATTTCTTCATCAAGGAAGTGAAGATGGACCCGCGCGTACCGGAAGTGGGTGACGATGTCGAGATTACGGTGGTAATCGAGAACAAGGGCAATGCCGACTGGAAGACTGGCAGTCAGCTGCTTTCGGTGGTTTTCGAAGACGGTGTTGGTGGCACAATCACTACGCAGGTGAGCGGCGACATCAATGAGGGTGACGAGATTGAAGTCAAGTTCACCTGGAAATTCCCCGACGAGGACAAGGACTCACTGCTCCTCACCTATGAACTTGATGTTGGCAGTGGCAACTGGGAGATAGACCAGACTGACAGTTCCAATGACGAATTTGAAGAGAACGTCGCAGTCATCCAGCCCGCAGTAGTGGGCGAGATTGCTGCCCTGGATGTCTTCAGCCGTGAACTGGTGCGCGGCACCGGCTTCAAGGTCTACCACTTCGTGGCGCTGATGCTTGTCGCCGTCTTGGCGATCGCGGTGCCGATAGTTGTTTCCCGCCGCATGCGTCGGGGAGCTGCTGTGGTACCCGAGGAAGATGATGCAGCGCCGGAAGCGGCCGAGGCACCTCCAGTCAAGATTGCGCTCGCGATTCAGTCAGCGGTTGATGGCAAGACCGCGAACGTGAAGGTACCCTCTAACATGCCAGTTGAGCGACTGGTCCAGAATTGCGTTGGAAAGTTCCCGCTCCCGCACGCCAACTTTGCGGTACATGTGAACGGCGAGGCGGTCGATTCAGGCCTCTCGCTAGCTGACGCAGGTCTTGTAGATGGCTCCGAAATCCAGCTGGTTTCGCTCGAAGAGTGA
- a CDS encoding bifunctional N(6)-L-threonylcarbamoyladenine synthase/serine/threonine protein kinase, whose product MSDAVLGIESTAHTAAVGIVSPDGEIMADRKATFTPPAGSGIHPREAANHHAVALPGLVREALADAKLAPSELALVAYARGPGLGPCLRTGATAARALAHAHGLPFLGVNHCVAHLEIGLLEGASDPVLLYLSGGNTQVIGYAHGRYRVFGETLDIGIGNMLDKFGREAGLEFPGGPKLEALAEGPELEPLPYSVKGMDLAFSGLLTAALRKLADGMPLPRLAYTIQETAFAMACEVAERALAHTGKTELVLGGGVACNARLREMATTMADERDVACFAPTKALCVDNGVMIAWLGHVMRAGGYEAGPVDDKVDQRFRTDMAEVSWR is encoded by the coding sequence TTGAGCGACGCCGTCCTGGGCATCGAGTCCACCGCACACACCGCCGCTGTCGGCATCGTATCGCCTGACGGGGAAATCATGGCCGACCGCAAGGCGACCTTCACGCCGCCGGCGGGGAGCGGCATCCACCCCCGTGAGGCGGCCAACCACCATGCCGTGGCGTTGCCGGGGCTCGTCCGCGAGGCGCTCGCTGACGCGAAGCTGGCGCCGTCCGAGCTGGCGCTGGTCGCCTACGCGCGCGGCCCCGGCTTGGGGCCGTGCCTGCGCACCGGCGCGACCGCCGCACGGGCGCTGGCGCACGCCCACGGACTGCCGTTTTTAGGGGTGAATCACTGCGTTGCGCACCTTGAGATTGGCTTGCTCGAGGGCGCCAGCGACCCGGTGCTGCTCTACCTGAGCGGCGGCAACACGCAGGTCATCGGCTACGCTCACGGCCGCTATCGCGTCTTCGGCGAGACGCTCGATATCGGCATCGGCAACATGCTTGACAAGTTCGGCCGCGAGGCGGGGCTTGAGTTCCCCGGCGGCCCGAAGCTCGAAGCGTTGGCCGAGGGGCCGGAGCTGGAGCCGCTGCCCTACTCGGTGAAGGGCATGGACCTGGCGTTCTCAGGGCTGCTGACCGCGGCGCTGCGAAAGCTCGCCGACGGGATGCCGCTGCCGCGGCTGGCGTACACCATCCAGGAGACAGCGTTCGCGATGGCGTGCGAAGTCGCCGAACGCGCGCTGGCGCACACCGGCAAGACCGAGCTGGTGCTCGGCGGCGGCGTCGCCTGCAACGCGCGGCTGCGCGAAATGGCAACGACGATGGCGGACGAGCGCGACGTTGCCTGCTTCGCCCCCACGAAGGCGTTGTGCGTCGACAACGGCGTGATGATTGCGTGGCTGGGCCACGTGATGCGCGCCGGCGGCTACGAGGCGGGACCGGTCGACGACAAGGTCGACCAGCGCTTCCGCACCGACATGGCGGAGGTATCGTGGCGCTAG
- a CDS encoding NAD(P)/FAD-dependent oxidoreductase — MIDALVVGAGPSGSRAAWKLAEAGYSVAIAEEDARVGDPCQCAGLVTPRTLDYLGYRLPVLQEMRGARVWGPHDSYLEFEASETKALVIDRPGLDRSIAERAKKAGAEIWTSTRYTRGWRENGGMVAELQGPNGPRQVRARLLIGADGPASRVARDAGLHNKREVMAAFGGDISGYAARDGYVDLFVGSELAPRFFGWAIPTGGDTGRLGVATTLPHRPRKFFRDYFRRGAPSRLLDGAKLTARVSGLIPFGLREPAFADHVLLTGDAAGLAKPTSGGGIYTGLVSADAAAETAIAALEAGDGSASRLAGYQQMLRDRIAGELQLGARLRRAFLALDDEQLAEIIGMLGDPEVLTAIRQAGDLDYASRAAFAVLKAQPKLVKFAPLLLKPFV; from the coding sequence GTGATTGACGCGCTGGTCGTCGGCGCCGGCCCCTCCGGCAGCCGCGCCGCGTGGAAGCTGGCCGAGGCGGGTTACTCCGTCGCCATCGCGGAAGAGGACGCGCGCGTTGGCGACCCGTGCCAGTGCGCCGGACTCGTAACGCCGCGCACCCTCGACTACCTCGGCTACCGCCTGCCGGTGCTGCAGGAGATGCGCGGCGCGCGAGTCTGGGGGCCACACGACAGTTACCTTGAGTTCGAAGCGTCCGAGACCAAGGCGCTGGTGATTGACCGTCCCGGGCTGGACCGCTCAATCGCGGAGCGCGCCAAAAAAGCGGGCGCCGAAATCTGGACCTCGACGCGTTACACGCGCGGCTGGCGCGAGAACGGCGGGATGGTCGCCGAGTTGCAGGGGCCAAATGGCCCGCGGCAGGTGCGAGCGCGGCTGCTGATTGGTGCCGACGGCCCCGCCTCGCGGGTGGCGCGCGATGCCGGGCTGCACAACAAGCGCGAAGTGATGGCCGCCTTCGGGGGCGACATCAGCGGCTACGCGGCGCGCGACGGCTATGTCGACCTCTTTGTCGGCTCCGAGCTGGCGCCGCGCTTCTTCGGCTGGGCCATCCCGACCGGCGGCGATACCGGCCGCCTCGGCGTTGCGACGACACTGCCGCACCGGCCGCGCAAGTTCTTCCGCGACTACTTTCGCAGGGGCGCGCCGTCGCGGCTGCTCGACGGCGCCAAGCTGACCGCGCGCGTCAGCGGGCTGATTCCCTTCGGGCTGCGCGAGCCCGCCTTCGCTGACCATGTGCTGCTCACCGGCGACGCGGCGGGCCTCGCGAAGCCGACCTCGGGCGGCGGCATCTACACCGGGCTCGTTTCGGCTGACGCGGCGGCCGAGACCGCCATTGCGGCGCTCGAAGCGGGCGACGGCTCGGCGAGTCGCCTGGCGGGTTACCAGCAGATGCTGCGCGACCGCATCGCTGGCGAGCTGCAACTGGGGGCACGGCTGCGGCGCGCGTTCCTAGCGCTGGACGACGAGCAGCTGGCGGAGATTATCGGGATGCTGGGCGACCCCGAAGTCCTGACGGCTATCCGGCAGGCGGGCGACCTGGACTACGCCTCAAGGGCGGCGTTCGCGGTGCTTAAGGCGCAGCCGAAGCTGGTTAAGTTTGCCCCGCTGCTGCTGAAGCCATTTGTTTAG
- a CDS encoding KEOPS complex kinase/ATPase Bud32, whose protein sequence is MALEARGAEAVVTACEWHGRPAVAKHRNRRSYRHPDLEARLVAERLRAEARLLERAAEAGLPVPALYAVDPAAATLVMARLPGDPLERALRAPDGARWLPQLGALLARIHAAGIVHGDPTTSNFVADGERQLAVIDFGLGSASDDDEQRATDLRVLLESLEAHHPELAAREPLLAAYGEWGGAAGVLERLAALEQRGRYNLVRG, encoded by the coding sequence GTGGCGCTAGAGGCGCGCGGCGCCGAGGCAGTGGTCACGGCCTGCGAGTGGCACGGCCGCCCCGCGGTCGCGAAGCACCGCAACCGCCGCAGCTACCGCCACCCCGACCTGGAGGCGCGACTGGTGGCGGAGCGGCTGCGTGCCGAGGCGCGGCTGCTCGAGCGCGCAGCCGAGGCGGGGCTGCCTGTGCCGGCGCTCTACGCGGTCGACCCCGCCGCGGCGACGCTGGTGATGGCGCGACTCCCGGGCGACCCGCTCGAGCGGGCGCTGCGCGCTCCCGACGGCGCGCGCTGGCTGCCGCAGCTCGGCGCACTACTGGCGCGCATCCACGCGGCGGGCATCGTCCACGGCGACCCAACCACCAGCAATTTTGTTGCTGACGGCGAGCGCCAGCTCGCCGTCATAGACTTCGGCCTTGGCTCCGCGAGCGACGATGACGAGCAGCGCGCGACCGACCTGAGGGTGCTGCTCGAATCGCTCGAGGCGCACCACCCCGAGCTCGCGGCGCGCGAGCCGCTGCTCGCCGCGTACGGCGAGTGGGGCGGCGCTGCCGGCGTGCTGGAGCGGCTGGCGGCGCTCGAGCAACGCGGGCGCTACAACTTGGTGCGCGGTTAA